The region GCCGCCAGCGCGCGCTGCTCGCGAAGGGGAAGGCCCCGGTAAAAGAGCGGCAGTTGGGCATTTTCCAAGGCGCTGGTGCGGGGAATGAGATTGAAGCTTTGAAACACGAAGCCGATCTGCCGGTTCCGGATCTCCGCCAACTCGTCGGCCAGAAGCCCCGCGACATCGACGCCGTTCAGCCAATAATGCCCCTCGGTCGGCTGGTCGAGGCAGCCCAGCATGTTCATCAAGGTCGATTTGCCGGACCCCGAAGAGCCCATGATCGCCACGAATTCACCCTGCTCGATCGTCAGGTTCAATCCGCGAAGCGCATGCACCTCCACATCGCCCAAACGGTACACCTTCCACAAATCTTCACAGCGGATCAGGGAGTCCGTCTGCCGGCCGTCGATCTCACCCACAAGACATCCCCCTCACAGACGTTCGGGCCGAAGAGACATCCCCGAATCGGCCTCTACGCCAGACCCGTCTCAACTTAGATTCCCCGGCTCCGCGATTTCTGCTGTCCGCCGCTCCCGAACCCCGGAGGCAGCTCACCGCCGGCACGAGTGCCGCGCGGGACATCCTGGCCCACAATGACCACATCGTTTTCCGCCAGCGGGCCTCCGACGATCTCTGTGGCCACACCATCGGAAATCCCGGTTTGAACGGATACAGGCACGAGCTCGCCGGACTCATCTTGTTTCCAAACCTTACGGGCCGTCCCTGCCATGTCTGGCGGAACGGATGAGGGCCGTCCGCCGGACGGCCTTCCGTCCGCCTTCGCGGACCGGC is a window of Nitrospira sp. DNA encoding:
- a CDS encoding ABC transporter ATP-binding protein codes for the protein MGEIDGRQTDSLIRCEDLWKVYRLGDVEVHALRGLNLTIEQGEFVAIMGSSGSGKSTLMNMLGCLDQPTEGHYWLNGVDVAGLLADELAEIRNRQIGFVFQSFNLIPRTSALENAQLPLFYRGLPLREQRALAAAALERVGLKGREQHYPTQLSGGQQQRVAIARALVTTPSLLLADEPTGNLDTESSREIMTILDRLNKDEGITVILVTHEPDIAAYASREVVIKDGQVLTDRQTKPKEPSSLAGA